The following DNA comes from Hordeum vulgare subsp. vulgare chromosome 3H, MorexV3_pseudomolecules_assembly, whole genome shotgun sequence.
GAGCCTCCCGCCGCCGCATCTCGCGCTGGCTGCCTGCCCGTTCCAGCGAAGTCCATTCAATAAATGGACTTCCTTATAGAATTGTGGGTAAGCGCCCCGATCCAACTCTGCACGCCAGGCGGCCGCCGGAGCCTGCCTCCAGGCCTCTTTCTCCTCCCCTCTTCTCCCATCCTCTCCCGAAGCTGGACCGCCGCCCCCGATCGTCCTGTCCCGAAGATGCGCCGCCGGAGAGAAGTAGGGAGGCAGGGGCGAGCGGGCTGGGGCAGAGCTGCTGCGGGGGCGAGCGTCGTCGGCGGCGACCAGCGAAGGCGAGCGGATGGGTGTGGATGGAAGGTGGCACCGTGAGGTAGACGACGTGGGCCGCGATGACATTGACGCCCTGCTCCACTCCATCGTTCCAattcgtcttctcctcttcctcccctgCCGCTCCAACTCGCGCCCTCCTGCTACCGGCCACCGcctccgctgctgctgctgctgctccacgGCGGAGATAGTGAAGGCCATCAGGGTCCACGAGCTCGGCGGCCCCGAGGCAAGCACAAACCTTTTCTTCCCCAGGCAGGGGCATGGGCATGGGTGGGTTCTGTCCTCTAATGGATCTCGAGTGATGTTGCGCAGGCGCTGCagtgggaggaggtggtggtgggcgAGCCGGGAGACGGCGAGATCCGGATCTCGAACACCGCCATCGGCGTCAACTTCATCGACGTCTGCTTCCGCAAGGGCGTCTACCCCGCTTCCCTCCCCTTCACCGCCGGTACCGCACTACCCCAAACCAAGCCTAAAACGAATTTCCGCTAGATTGATCGATTGATTGATGATATCTTTGCTGTTGCTGACGAAACTGAAGAAATCGGGCCAGTTGCCACTCAAACCAACACTGTTTCACTTAACATTTTACTTCTACACCATAGTTTGATTTGATCGACCGTCAGTTGGTGTAAATAAATATCCAGGGCCAGGATTCTTGAGATTATGAGAGCTCATTGAGCGTCACACCAAATGGTCCAACTAATTTTGTAGCTGCTCAGAATTAGCGCTCAGTTGTGTTATCCTGTGACATACAAGTATTGCTTATATCTGTTTAGTATTGCTGGCTTGCTGTTAAATATTGCTGCTCGCTTTTCTTATCCTGTTTCGATTAAAATTATGATGCCTTGCTGATGAGACTGAAGAAACAGTATCTGTCTAACCTGCCTAGGTTCAGAGATGTCTCATAAGTTTGGTGGTGGCTCTTTTAGATGCTCAGAAGCGTGATTCTCTTGAGATCATTTGCTCACTGAATATAAGACCAAATGGTCCAGTTTATTCTATAACTTCCCTGTAGTAATCACTTTCTCTTTTTTACATCAACATGATTTAGTCAATGGAGTCCCGCTGCTAAAGGATGTGAGAGGTAGTGTTGTCATTGGAAGTTTACTCTTTAAATCACAAGGAGTACATGAGTACATACTTCACTGAATTCTATAGCTCTATTTGTTGGCACGCCGATTGATCAATTTTAAGTTAAATCAAAGTTGTTATCTGGAAAATACTTACCTACTTGAAAGAAGGTCCTAATAGAAAAAAATGTCGGTATAGTTTTCAGGCATGCTAGCATTCAAATGTACTTCGGACACCAAATGGCACATCAACATTTTGATGCCTGAAGTGATAGCTGGAGAAGAAAGGTACCAAAATAAATTCATGGTCTCTTTGCTTAATTCTATGCTTCTCAAAATGCTTTATTATATGCCCATAATATCATAGTATGAATTGTTCTATGAGCAGTTTGCTTTGTCGACCATCGGGGATAATAATTCATTCGTACATATGATATATGTTCTGCATTTATGACTGAAATAATGGTATGTTTGGCTTTGGTAATTGGAAACCCCATGTGTGTACTTTTTCAGTGGACATAATTCGATCATGCTGAAGGCAATATATACATCATGGTTGCTTCATGTAGCTTAAAGGGTCTGCGCATTGTTAAATGTGAAATAGCTTCATCGGACAAATTGTCTCATTTCTTTACATTCAAGAGATAAACCAGGAACGAATCACAAGCAGACACTCCattttttgcaaaatattttctaCCTTCCTTTGTCGTTGAGGTGTATTGTTTCCCTAGATTTatattctcccgttgcaacgcacgggcactttTCCTAATAATATTACAAAAGATATAGACGGCATGTTAATATTTGGTAGAATATAATTGTTTGGTTAAcgtttgatgttgatattgggcaTAATGTTAATTTGCGGAGGTGTTTGATGGTAAACACCGAAGCGACATAGACAGTGGGATATACACGTTGAACTGGTGGGATTTATGGGATCTCCATAACTCACTTCTTTTATGTTATTTCTATATAGTATATTTTTtctgtatctaaataattataTTGTGAAAAATTAATTTAGTTTttccaactataattatttaggtacaaagAGAGTTATGCTAGATAGAAAAGGCCATCTTCATTACGGATAAAACAAGTTCACGAGAAGAAAAAGGAATACCTAAAAAATGggtattgggggggggggaggtagcTACCTGAGGCCGGGTGAGCACCAAGTGGAACAAGATTTTCCACGTAGGGTATTTTTTTTACGGGAAAAACTTTTAATCTATTCATCTTCAATCATGGTAGTACAACGAAaactagaaataataaaaattacatccagATTCGAAGACCACCTAGCGATGACTACAAGCACTAAAGCGAGCCGAAGTTGCGCCGCTGTCATCGCCCCTCCCTTGTTGGAGTCGGGCAAACGTTGTTGTAGTTGACAGTCGGGAAGTTGTCGTGCTAAGGCCCCATAGGACCAACACACTAGAACAACAACCATCGCAAATGAAGAGTGTAGATCGGAATTATCCAACCTAAAAACACACGAACAAAGACGAACAACGAACAGATCCGAACAAATCCACCAAAGATAGATTCGTCGGAGACACACCTCCACGCACCCATCAATGATGCTAGACGCATCACTGGAACGGGGGCTGGGCGACGAAACCTTTATTCCTTCTTCAGGGAGCCGCCACCATCTCATCTTCCTAAACAGAacacaaaccctaacaaaacttaaATATAGATCTAACAACGGAGCCCACCCACCGACAAGGGCCGAGATTCACTCCGTCTCCATGACCCTAAGGCCACCGGAGACGGGACGGACCAACGACAATGTCGGCGGGAGGCGGTGGAGCCCTAGCTTTTTTGAGGGCGACGGGTAGGGTTAGCCAAGGCGGCAGCCTCCCTTTCTGTTGGCATGCGTGTCTGTCTTAACACTTCTATATTTTTTTTCCCCACGTAGGGCATGACGTTGAAGGACACATCCTTCCAAATAGGCTCAAGTTCGGCTGACCGATGACGCCGGTATCTCAGCCTGCTCAACTCACAGGCATTTGTCAGCTCACGTGGCTGCAGATCGTAGAAGCACAACTTGCCGTTGGACCATAGCATCAGGGTGCCCGGAAGAACTTTAGAAGAGCGGTTTAGGGATGACAGTTTTGTCCGTGGTATTGGTATCTGCGGGTACCTTATCCGAAAATAAAGGACATGGACAAGACTTGAAAAGATTTTATACACATCGATAATGGGTATCCATATCTGCAAAATATATGAGTAAGGTATGGTTATGAAATTATGTCCATAGATAATCCAATAGATACCCAGAAAAggttaataaataaaaataactcCTATCACATGTGGGGTCAACATCTAACTCTTCTCGCACACCCTAATTCTTAATTCCTTAAACCGTCTATAGCTCATAGGCCAGTAATCACCAGCTTGCCACTCCTCTTACGTCCTATATGACTCTTCGAAAAGATGAAATCTTGACTCCTCGCTATTGAATTCCTGTCAAACTCTCGATCCATCGATCCCTCATTCCCACCACAGCCTTCCCATTGTGTCGGGCTTCCACCAACCGTCGCACGTACTCCCTTGATGCCTTCAAGAAGCCACCATCATGGAAAGTTGTGTCAATGCTATACTCGAAGAAGCCACCACCATAGAAGGTCGTGTCAATGCTATACTGCTCGTCTATCGTCACTTGAATTTCAAAGCCATTTCTCTTCTTTTAAAGAATTAAATGCTATGTATTATACCGATTAGATACCCACTGGATATAGGATACCCGATGAATATGTGCATGGATGCCAATTTATGCAATGAATATTGAAATGGATGGATATAGAAATTTTTCGTGGGTATGGATTTGGCCAGAAGAAGGCCGTACCCGCCCATACCCTACCCATTATCATCCCTAGAGCGATTGCGTGGCACAGGTTCATGTCATACAACGTGTAACACGGTTCCCACACGAAGCTTGCCCTGTCTTCCACGAGCGTCCATACCATCATCAACCGATGCATGTCACTAGTGTCATTGACGGGATAGCCTGTTAGACACAACTCCCCGTCCAACATACTCAAGTTGAATTGTTTAGCGTCTTTGTTGCCATTGTCGATTCCGAGGCCCGACAGATCTGAAGGAAGATGGGTGACGCTCAACGCCTCATCATCCAAGTCGAAGCGGAGGAGGCAACGTGGGTGCCGCTCCAGGTCAGTGACATTGAGGATCCAGTACACACCCCCATTGACAGATTGAGCGGTCACCCATGGATCGGCGTGGTACCAGCGATCCACCATGATTTCCCTCCATCGAGGAGGGGAGGAGCATGGTCGTCCACGGTGCATACCTTCACCCTGATGTAGAATTTATTGTCTCCCAAACGGACGAAAAACTGAACTACCTTGTACTTTCTCACTACCAAAATAATTGTAGTTGAGGGGAGTtagactagttctccccaactataattatttagagaCGTAGGGAGTACATGTCACTGTGAAGATCACGAATTActtatttaggaacggagtgagTACATGCAGTGGACATACACGGACAAAGAGAACACAAAAAAGTCCGTTTTGTGTCCGTTTTTGACGAAAATCAACCATAATTTTAAGACAGAAATGGATCCGCGCGGACACAAAACGGGTAAAAAATGGCAATGAACCGCATGTTGGTTCATCATTTTTATCGGCGCGAACCCAAATAGATAGCTGCGGACAAAATGGATCGTTTCATTGAAGTTGTCTGTTTTGATTAATCAATATAGCTCCTGACTTGCAAAAAAAAGTCTACGAAAGACGGGGCATCAGTTATTTATTTGGAGCAGCCATTAGCACGAGAGTCGAGAGAGCAACGTGTCCACTGTCATCTTTGACAATGCCAGCCTCTCGAGTACCACCTGTAAACCCCATTCAACGGAATACATGTCAAATGAATGGTCGTCTGGACGGAGAGGATTCCTCTGACCGACTCCTTGCCTTGTGAGTCATGATCCATTTCCTCCATGAATATAAACCCCCAGAACCAGAATTCATGTCCATCTTCAACAGAAAGACGACTTATTGCGAGCCATGATCCATTTCCTCCATGAATACAAACCCTCGAAGACCAGCAGCCGGTGACTgcaaagatggtgagaactccttCATGTGCTCCCGGCTCTACATGGCGGCGTTCGAGGGTCACACCCAGGAGGTCGCCGGCCTCCTGGCGGGAAGAAGCGGCGACCCGCCGGCAGCGCACTCGAAAGTTATCGTGGTTGATCACCATGGGCGACCGTGTACGACCCAGGAGGTCACCGGAGACGGGAGCACGCTCCTGCACGTCGCCGCCGGGCAGGGCCACGGGGGGCTCATCGCCGAGCTCTGCTACCACGACagctccctcctctcctcgttgaaCAAGGCGCTGGACACGCCGCTGCACACCGCGGCGAGGGCCGGCCACGCGGACGCCGTGGAggccgtcgtccgcctcgcccggGCGAACGTCGAGGAGGACGCGCTCCGCGGGATCCTCCGCGGCAGGAACGACGCCGGCGACACGGCGCTGCACCTGGCCGCGAGGCACGGGCACCACGAGGCCGTGGAGAGGCTCATGAAGCTTGCGCCGGAGCTCGCCGCGGAGGTGGACGGCGCCGGCGTGTCGGCTCTGTACCTGGCGGTGATGAGCGGGTCGGTGGACGCGGTCAGAGCCATCGTCTTCGTCTCGCACGGCGACGCGTCGGCCGCCGGACCCAACTCGCAGAATGCTCTGCACGCCGCCGTCCTCCAAAGTTCAGGTTTGTTTTCTTCAATCGTTCTGGTCGCACCACAAAAAATCCATGCTTCATTCATGTTAACATCTGTGGTCAAAATGGAGGACGGGAACACGCTGATTGATCAATGGGCATTTAATAGTAGAATTAACCTATAGCTGTGAGAGGTTGACCATTTTCGGTGTGACGCATATGGAGTTGTGACATGTGTGCACATATATACAAGgtcaacttaaatttaaaattctACATGGTGCCTTGCAGATCAACGTTTGTTATTTTAAAAAGTAAGTAATTTGGCAAACCGTGCCGATGGAACTGCCCCATTTGTGCACAAGATAACGCAAACAATTTGTCCATCCTAGCTAAACGTGTCCAACTTTTCCCATCCTGCGAATTTTCTTTcgtgtttttttttttgaaaaaggagGTTAAACCTTCGGCCTGTGCATCAATTGATGTCCATCTTTTCCCATCCTGTGAATTTTCTTTCATGCGGTCCTGAATTCAGTGTTATTGCAGTTCCTTGAAGTTTTGAATTGAATTTCTATATTCCTAAGATAGATCATCTGATATCCCCTACACTTTGCCAACAGTTGAACAAATTCTCAATCATAGACAAACGTAACAAACCACCCTTTCGATCATCTGCAGAAATGGTCGATTTGCTCTTGCAATGGAGGCCATCACTCACCAACAACCTTGACACAAACAAAAGCAGCCCGGTGCATTTCACCGCATCCGACGGCGACTGCTCGATCATCGAAGCGCTCTTAACACATTCACCACCGAGCACCGCATATCTGCAGGACAGTGACGGCGTCTCAGCTCTACATGCCGCGGCGCTGATGGGCCATGTAGCCGCCGTCCGCCTGCTGCTGGAACTATACCCTTCTTGCGCCGACATCCGCGATAACCGGGGCAGAAGCTTTGTGCATGTCGCAGCCATGAAGGGCCGCTCTTCCGTTGTGTCCTATGTTATCAAAAGCAAGATGCTGGAACATCTTTTGAACATGCAAGACAAGGAAGGGAACACGCCGCTGCATTTGGCCGTGGCGGCAGGGGAGCACAAGGTCATCTCCAAGCTGTTAGCGTGTAACAAGGTGCATACCCACATGATGAACAATGCTGGACGGACACCATCTGATCTCATAGAGGACTCAACTGGTTTCTACTCAATGGTAATTGCACTATTCATTTCCGCCTGATGCTATAATTCATGGTACTAAGAAAACAAGAGACAAATACACATGTAGTTCATATACATAATGTTTGATTATGAATATGCAGATAAAGCTAGTGGTGAAACTGTATATTGCTGGAGCGCGGTTCAGGCCAGAGAGGCAAGACCATATAGAGAAATGGAAGGGCCAGGATATCATAAAATGGCGAGAGACGACATCGAAAAATCTTGCGATTGTCTCCACACTCGTAGCGACGATCGCCTTCTCTGCAGCGTTCAACGTGCCTGGATCATACGGATCTGATGGAAAGGCAAATCTTGACGGGGATCGCTTCTACAATGCCTTCTTGGTGTTGGACACCATTGCCGTGACCACATCCGTGGTTGCAACAATACTGCTTATCTACGGGAGAGCTTCACGGACAAATCGCTCCTGGATAGGCTTCATTGTTTCAATGCATTTCCTTTGGGTGGCACTGAATAGCATGATGCTAGCCTTCTTCATGGCTATAGCCGCCGTGGTGAGCGACAAGAACCCCATGAAGATCGCACTGTCTCAGCTGATGTACGGTGGGTTGTACATCTTGATGACACTGCTTGCAAGCTTTGCAACCCCCGGATCGTTCCTAGGTGTTGTGCGGTTTTTGGTTGGCGGTTGTTCTGCACCTCTACGGCGTTCCAAAAGACGCATAAGTCGACAGTTCCCCTTTGTTGTATATTATGCCTTCAATGTGATTGTGTTCATCATTGTAAATACAATAGTACTTGTATTAATTAGTGTCGCTGGCCGTCTGCCTAGGTAGAATGGCTCAGATCATACTGTCCTACTAGTTTAAACATGAGTCTTCTTAATTGCCAACATTTGATGTTTCTGTAATTATGAATAAGCATATTTGTGTGTGACTTAACATTTCCTTTTGTACAAAAGAATTTTGAGAGATCATGGTTACAAACTTTATAGAGTGAACGTTTGaatatatatttttgttttaCACAAGTATTTAAGGAGATTACTTTTGGGGGAGCTAGGAGCTTTGTGATGTGATACTTAACCATCCTTGAACCATACCCATACATGTATCTTTCAAAACCATACCCATTTAATGTCATTTTCAGCCCAACCAAAACTGAATCCATCACTTTTTCCATCCAAACCAATTTAAATCCAACACATAACCGTGGGTTTAAACCCAATACATAGCTATGGGTTTGCTTCAATGTACATACGATTGCACAAATTTGGGAACATCTATAATAATTTGGGAACAATGTTATCCTTGATATACAGTTATCACACAGCAAGAGGTAAAAAGGCAATGTCCATGGCTGAAAAGCTCACTGGcaagtgtattaaaaccaaattgcttaTCCAAAGCACAAACAAACACTTCCAATTTGTATGTGGTGTttccccataatacataattacatagtgcatCACAGCATAGACGCGGATCAAAGATACTCGTTGTCGGTCGTCGTTGGTTATTGCACATAACCAATGCCCAGAAACCGATTTGGATCCATAGTATATAACCGTTAATAACTAAATtgtttaaacccataaccaactatatccatactggtttctccacatacccaaaccaaaaccaaactaaaaaaaaaAGCTTAGCCCAATAAAACCtgaaccaatcaaacccaaagtaagaaccgaaccgtgtcacccggttttttaataaccattctcaCGTCTAGATGTGTCATGTCATTCACTCTACTTTACTTCTCTTAAACGAAAATCTCCCTTGCTTGACCCAAGCGGGGGACCAGTCCATCCATGTTGGTCGCATTCTTATAACCCCGCACAATTAAAAAGATGAGTGTAATCCTGTGCATGTCTTATATGTGACCTTACATATATCGTTATGATCCTACAACCATTGTTGTTACTTTATAATTCCCAAATGCATATTATTTGCTTGCACACAATAACACAATTAAGATTTTCACTGCATGATGCCTCAATTGCACAAGCCTAACGAATATCGTGGTTACGCTCGGGAGAAAAGGGAGGGGGGagttgtcacacacacacacaaatagtgGGCATAGTTGGTAGTACACAAGGAGGAGCAATGTGGCATGTCGGTTGGGTGACCATGCCAACTATGAGGTGTTCCGTCATCCGCCACGCATTGTTCATCACTTGACGTCACCGCAATGAGAGGCTCGTATTCATTGCCAGGTCGGATGCCTACAGGGAGACAAACATGTGAAGGGGTTGAAAATGAGTGTTTGTAAAAAACGAAGGATCATGATCGCATAAACACATGCCTTTAGACTAATTGCACTTCATTATGTGTCGTGAGTTACGCACATACAGTGACGGAGCTTCATGGTGGTCAACCTGGGTCACCGCCCCGCAAGCCCATGAGGAATTCTCTTAGTATTTCAGTCTGAACCTCATAATTCCAGCCCTCCTTAGCCCATTGCCCCACCAGAGATTTGGTCCAAGCTCCGCTACTCGACACATATATAGAGTGCATTCTTTGCCCATGGATATATCGTGGGTGGGTGCGCTCACATGTATACACTATTAAAATTGTGCAATTACACTAGTCAGCCATTTTTCGCATATCACCAATTGTTTGCTTTGTTTTTAGAAACAtatgtttgcttctgttttttccttCCATGGGATGCACTATGAGTCTATCTGGCCGCTAATAAAGCCCACATGAATAACATGATAGCATTAGGGCCTACCAACTTGCACTAAAACAAGCCCAGCAGCCGGTATATCAGCCGCTCAATGACACAAATGGAAAATCCTATTCGTTTTGCGTCAAAGTGTCaggcgccgcccccccccccccccccccccccgactcgATTTGACCAACTCAGTTTCGCTTAGCCAGGAGGTTTCCTGAACCAATTTATATGTTTTTTAAACTAAGTTCATGTTTGACAATTGTTCTTAAAATTCAAAACATGTTCTCCCTTTTAAGATGTTTTAAGTTTCAAATAATTGTCATTTTTCAAAAACTATTCATAGCTTCAATAAATGTTTGGGATTTTCAAAAACCAtccggattttcaaaaaatgttcttgttttaaaaaaatgttatagttttcgtttttatttttttccttttcctattcCTTTTGTTTCACAATTTCAAATTTTTGTTCTGGATTCCAAAAAAATGTTCTTGTGTTCACAATTTTTATTTTAATGTTCGTGCTTTAGAAAATAATCAGGAATTGcaaaaaaatgttcttgcttCAAAAATGTATTCACATCTCCAAAATGTCcgtgtttcaaaaattgttctcgaAATAAAAAAACTGCACAATTTAAAAAAAAACGTTTTTTGAAAACAGATCAAGGATtataaaaaatgttcttgttttcaacaaaaaaaatcatgatttCATAAAAATAATGTGAGtttaaaaaattgttttctttgttaaaatatgttcatgatattcataaaatgtttgtgtttgAAAAAAATAGTCTCATTCTAaaaaaatcatgattttcataaaaaatgtttgtgtttcaTAAAGTGTCCAggaattttgaaaaaaatctCTTTATCAAATTTATTCACAATTTAAAATCATGAAAACCTTTTATGAAACTTAGTAACAAATTTaaaaacacgaacattttttgaaaatcccaaacattttttgaagttatgaatACTTTCTGAAAGGTGAACATTGTTTTTTAAAATATGCAAAGATCTTTTGAATTTGTGAATAAAAAAATAGGAACATTTTTTGAGCTTCTGAACatcttttgaaattttgaaaaaaaactttGCAGAACAAGAAAGAGAAGGGAAAGGAATTAAATATAAATACAAAATGAATTAAATAACAGGAAAAAGAATCAGAGAAAAGACTACATTACACACACGCGCAGAGTCGGGGAACGCCCTGTGCAAAGCACCGACTGGCTGCCGCAGTAAGCAGCGTATAGGA
Coding sequences within:
- the LOC123442560 gene encoding ankyrin repeat-containing protein At5g02620-like isoform X2, producing the protein MGVDGRWHREVDDVGRDDIDALLHSIVPIRLLLFLPCRSNSRPPATGHRLRCCCCCSTAEIVKAIRVHELGGPEALQWEEVVVGEPGDGEIRISNTAIGVNFIDVCFRKGVYPASLPFTAEMVDLLLQWRPSLTNNLDTNKSSPVHFTASDGDCSIIEALLTHSPPSTAYLQDSDGVSALHAAALMGHVAAVRLLLELYPSCADIRDNRGRSFVHVAAMKGRSSVVSYVIKSKMLEHLLNMQDKEGNTPLHLAVAAGEHKVISKLLACNKVHTHMMNNAGRTPSDLIEDSTGFYSMIKLVVKLYIAGARFRPERQDHIEKWKGQDIIKWRETTSKNLAIVSTLVATIAFSAAFNVPGSYGSDGKANLDGDRFYNAFLVLDTIAVTTSVVATILLIYGRASRTNRSWIGFIVSMHFLWVALNSMMLAFFMAIAAVVSDKNPMKIALSQLMYGGLYILMTLLASFATPGSFLGVVRFLVGGCSAPLRRSKRRISRQFPFVVYYAFNVIVFIIVNTIVLVLISVAGRLPR
- the LOC123442560 gene encoding ankyrin repeat-containing protein At5g02620-like isoform X1; this encodes MNTNPRRPAAGDCKDGENSFMCSRLYMAAFEGHTQEVAGLLAGRSGDPPAAHSKVIVVDHHGRPCTTQEVTGDGSTLLHVAAGQGHGGLIAELCYHDSSLLSSLNKALDTPLHTAARAGHADAVEAVVRLARANVEEDALRGILRGRNDAGDTALHLAARHGHHEAVERLMKLAPELAAEVDGAGVSALYLAVMSGSVDAVRAIVFVSHGDASAAGPNSQNALHAAVLQSSEMVDLLLQWRPSLTNNLDTNKSSPVHFTASDGDCSIIEALLTHSPPSTAYLQDSDGVSALHAAALMGHVAAVRLLLELYPSCADIRDNRGRSFVHVAAMKGRSSVVSYVIKSKMLEHLLNMQDKEGNTPLHLAVAAGEHKVISKLLACNKVHTHMMNNAGRTPSDLIEDSTGFYSMIKLVVKLYIAGARFRPERQDHIEKWKGQDIIKWRETTSKNLAIVSTLVATIAFSAAFNVPGSYGSDGKANLDGDRFYNAFLVLDTIAVTTSVVATILLIYGRASRTNRSWIGFIVSMHFLWVALNSMMLAFFMAIAAVVSDKNPMKIALSQLMYGGLYILMTLLASFATPGSFLGVVRFLVGGCSAPLRRSKRRISRQFPFVVYYAFNVIVFIIVNTIVLVLISVAGRLPR